A single region of the Oryzias latipes chromosome 21, ASM223467v1 genome encodes:
- the myo1b gene encoding unconventional myosin-Ib isoform X2 has translation MEGKASLLDNMIGVGDMVLLEPLSEDSFLENLKKRFDHNEIYTYIGSVVISMNPYRSLPIYTPEKVEEYRNRNFYELSPHIYALADEAYRSLRDQDKDQCILITGESGAGKTEASKLVMSYVAAVCGKGQEVNKVKEQLLQSNPVLEAFGNAKTVRNDNSSRFGKYMDIEFDFKGDPLGGVISNYLLEKSRVVKQPRGERNFHVFYQLLSGASDETLKKLKLDRDVSKYNYLCLDSASVSGVDDAANFRTVRNAMQIVGFMEDEVQSVLQLVAAVLKLGNIEFKPESRSNGLDESRVKDKNDLKEMCELLGIEQSVLERAFSYRTVEAKSEKVSTTLNVAQAYYARDALAKNLYSRLFSWLVTRINGSIKAQAKTRHKVMGVLDIYGFEIFEDNSFEQFIINYCNEKLQQIFIELTLREEQEEYIREGIEWTNIEYFNNAVICDLMENNQNGILAMLDEECLRPGTVTDETFLDKLNTICAEHQHFESRLSKNSKFLTDHSLPHNCFRIQHYAGKVLYRVEGFVDKNNDLLYRDLSQAMYKANHNLIKQLFPEGSPAKINLKRPPTAGFQFKASVGTLMRNLQTKNPNYIRCIKPNDKKASHIFTESLVCHQVRYLGLMENVRVRRAGYAFRQAYEPCLERYKMLCKKTWPHWKGPARQGVEVLMADLKVPAEEYSYGRSKIFIRNPRTLFFLEERRRQCLQDLAALIQKIYRGWKCRRQFLLMKKSQVVVAAWYRRYAQEKKYKKIKRATTVMQSYARGWQARKLLRQLKHQKRCEEAATTIAAYWHGTQARMELRRLKEEVRNKHAVTVIWAYWQGTKARTELRQLKEEARNKHAVSVIWAGWQGTKARRELRRLKEEARRKHAVAVIWAYWQGLKVRREYRKFFRANAGKKIYNFTVQRIIQKYFLNLRKNLPSMSPIDKSWPTRPYSFLDGVHTELRRIFHLWRCKKYRSQFTEEKKAVYEEKLEASKLFKDRKALYPSSVSQSFKGDYLEINKNPKYQKLHSAVDEKVLLADTISKINRANGKGTPRIFLLTKKSVVLADQKTGQVKASVPLLDLASVSVSKQSDGFFALKLKEGSASAVKGDFLLSSERLIEIITKLYRLSAANAERVPLSVDISDEFLVQFKTDKVCVKFIQGSPRNGNSASCKRKNNRLLEVSVPSTP, from the exons ACGTACATCGGCAGCGTGGTGATCTCCATGAACCCCTACAGGTCCCTGCCCATCTACACGCCAGAAAAAGTGGAGGAGTATCGCAACAGGAACTTCTACGAACTCAGCCCCCACAT CTATGCTTTGGCAGATGAGGCCTATCGCTCTCTTCGGGACCAGGACAAGGACCAGTGCATCCTCATCACGGGGGAGAGTGGAGCTGGGAAAACGG AGGCCAGCAAGCTGGTGATGTCATATGTGGCGGCGGTGTGTGGGAAGGGCCAGGAGGTGAACAAGGTCaaggagcagctgctgcagtccAACCCCGTTCTGGAGG cttttggAAATGCCAAAACTGTACGAAACGACAACTCTTCAAGATTT GGAAAGTACATGGACATTGAGTTTGATTTCAAGGGAGATCCTCTGGGTGGAGTCATCAGCAACT ATCTGCTGGAGAAGTCTCGTGTGGTTAAACAGCCCAGAGGAGAAAGGAACTTCCACGTCTTTTACCAGCTCTTGTCGGGAGCTTCTGACGAGACACTCA AGAAGCTGAAACTGGACCGGGACGTCAGCAAGTACAATTACCTGTGCTTGGACTCCGCCTCCGTCAGTGGTGTGGATGACGCAGCCAACTTCAGGACCGTCAGA AATGCCATGCAAATCGTGGGCTTCATGGAGGACGAGGTGCAGTCGGTGCTGCAGTTGGTGGCCGCCGTGCTGAAGCTCGGCAACATCGAGTTCAAGCCGGAGTCTCGCTCCAACGGCCTGGACGAGAGCCGCGTCAAAGACAAAAACG ATTTGAAGGAGATGTGTGAGCTGCTGGGAATTGAACAGTCAGTGCTGGAGAGAGCCTTCAGCTACCGTACAGTGGAGGCGAAGTCAGAGAAGGTGTCCACCACCCTAAATGTGGCCCAG gcCTACTACGCCCGAGACGCCCTCGccaaaaacctctacagtcgcCTTTTCAGCTGGCTGGTCACCAGGATCAATGGAAGCATAAAA GCACAAGCGAAGACTCGCCACAAGGTGATGGGGGTTCTGGACATCTACGGCTTTGAGATATTTGAG GACAACAGCTTTGAGCAGTTCATCATCAACTACTGCAacgagaagctgcagcagattttcATCGAGTTGACGCTgcgggaggagcaggaggagtaCATCCGAGAG GGCATCGAGTGGACCAACATCGAGTACTTCAACAATGCTGTCATCTGTGACCTCATGGAGAAC AACCAAAACGGCATCTTGGCCATGTTGGATGAGGAGTGCCTGCGACCCGGGACCGTCACCGATGAGACCTTTTTGGACAAACTGAACACGATCTGTGCAGAACATCAGCACTTTGAGAGTCGCCTCAGCAAGAATTCAAAGTTCCTGACTGACCACAGCCTTCCACACAACTGCTTCCGCATTCAGCACTACGCTGGCAAG GTGCTGTACCGGGTAGAAGGCTTCGTTGACAAGAACAACGACCTGCTGTACCGGGACTTGTCACAGGCCATGTACAAGGCCAACCACAACCTCATCAAACAGCTGTTCCCTGAAGGTAGTCCAGCCAAAATCAACCTAAAGAGACCCCCCACTGCTGGATTTCAGTTCAAAGCATCTGTTGGCACACTGATGAGGAACCTGCAGACCAAGAACCCAAACTACATCCG gTGTATCAAGCCCAACGATAAGAAGGCCTCCCACATCTTCACGGAGTCCCTGGTGTGCCATCAGGTGCGTTACTTGGGCCTCATGGAGAATGTCCGTGTGCGGAGAGCGGGCTACGCCTTCCGTCAGGCCTACGAGCCCTGCCTGGAGCGCTACAAGATGCTCTGCAAGAAGACCTGGCCGCACTGGAAAGGACCTGCCAG GCAAGGAGTGGAGGTGCTGATGGCTGACCTGAAGGTTCCCGCAGAGGAGTACTCCTACGGCCGCTCCAAGATCTTCATCAGGAACCCAAGAACG CTTTTCTTCctggaggagagaaggaggcaGTGTTTACAGGACCTAGCCGCCCTCATTCAGAAGATCTACCGGGGTTGGAAGTGCCGCAGACAGTTCCTACTGATGAAGAAGAGCCAGGTGGTGGTGGCGGCGTGGTACCGTCGATATGCG CAAGAAAAGAAGTACAAGAAGATCAAACGTGCCACCACGGTGATGCAGTCCTACGCTCGAGGCTGGCAG gctcgCAAGCTCCTGAGACAGCTGAAGCACCAAAAGAGGTGTGAGGAGGCGGCAACCACCATCGCTGCTTACTGGCACGGCACACAG gCTCGGATGGAGCTGAGGCGTCTAAAAGAAGAAGTGCGGAATAAACACGCCGTGACAGTAATTTGGGCGTACTGGCAGGGAACCAAG GCCCGGACAGAGCTGCGTCAGCTGAAGGAGGAGGCGAGGAATAAACATGCTGTGTCGGTCATTTGGGCCGGCTGGCAGGGCACCAAG GCTCGCAGGGAGCTCaggagactgaaggaggaggccAGGCGTAAGCATGCGGTTGCTGTCATTTGGGCCTACTGGCAGGGACTGAAG GTCCGCAGGGAGTACAGGAAGTTCTTCAGGGCGAACGCAGGCAAGAAGATCTACAACTTCACAGTCCAGAGAATA ATTCAGAAGTACTTCCTCAACCTGAGGAAAAACCTGCCCTCCATGTCTCCCATTGATAAGAGCTGGCCAACCAGACCCTACTCCTTCCTAGACGGCGTCCACACAGAGCTCCGGAGGATCTTCCACCTTTGGAGG TGCAAGAAATACAGGAGCCAGTTCACAGAGGAGAAGAAGGCCGTGTACGAAGAGAAGCTGGAGGCGAGCAAGCTCTTCAAAGACAGAAAGGCTCTGTATCCAAGCAG CGTGAGCCAATCCTTCAAAGGAGATTACCTGGAGATCAACAAGAACCCCAAGTATCAGAAACTGCACAGCGCCGTGGATGAGAAGGTTCTGCTGGCCGACACCATCAGCAAGATCAACAGGGCTAACGGAAAG GGTACACCTCGTATTTTCCTCCTGACGAAGAAGAGCGTCGTCCTGGCTGACCAGAAAACGGGTCAGGTGAAGGCCAGCGTCCCTCTGCTGGACCTCGCCAGCGTGTCGGTCAGCAAGCAGAGCGACGGATTCTTTGCTCTCAAACTCAAGGAG GGCTCAGCCTCGGCTGTGAAAGGCGATTTCCTCCTGAGCAGCGAGCGCCTGATCGAAATCATCACCAAACTTTACCGCCTCAGCGCCGCCAACGCGGAGCGGGTGCCGCTCAGCGTGGACATCTCAGACGA GTTCCTGGTCCAGTTCAAAACTGACAAGGTGTGCGTGAAATTCATCCAGGGGAGCCCCAGGAACGGCAACAGCGCGTCCTGCAAGCGCAAAAACAACCGCCTGCTGGAGGTGTCCGTGCCATCAACGCCGTAG
- the myo1b gene encoding unconventional myosin-Ib isoform X3, producing MEGKASLLDNMIGVGDMVLLEPLSEDSFLENLKKRFDHNEIYTYIGSVVISMNPYRSLPIYTPEKVEEYRNRNFYELSPHIYALADEAYRSLRDQDKDQCILITGESGAGKTEASKLVMSYVAAVCGKGQEVNKVKEQLLQSNPVLEAFGNAKTVRNDNSSRFGKYMDIEFDFKGDPLGGVISNYLLEKSRVVKQPRGERNFHVFYQLLSGASDETLKKLKLDRDVSKYNYLCLDSASVSGVDDAANFRTVRNAMQIVGFMEDEVQSVLQLVAAVLKLGNIEFKPESRSNGLDESRVKDKNDLKEMCELLGIEQSVLERAFSYRTVEAKSEKVSTTLNVAQAYYARDALAKNLYSRLFSWLVTRINGSIKAQAKTRHKVMGVLDIYGFEIFEEGDNSFEQFIINYCNEKLQQIFIELTLREEQEEYIREGIEWTNIEYFNNAVICDLMENNQNGILAMLDEECLRPGTVTDETFLDKLNTICAEHQHFESRLSKNSKFLTDHSLPHNCFRIQHYAGKVLYRVEGFVDKNNDLLYRDLSQAMYKANHNLIKQLFPEGSPAKINLKRPPTAGFQFKASVGTLMRNLQTKNPNYIRCIKPNDKKASHIFTESLVCHQVRYLGLMENVRVRRAGYAFRQAYEPCLERYKMLCKKTWPHWKGPARQGVEVLMADLKVPAEEYSYGRSKIFIRNPRTLFFLEERRRQCLQDLAALIQKIYRGWKCRRQFLLMKKSQVVVAAWYRRYAQEKKYKKIKRATTVMQSYARGWQARKLLRQLKHQKRCEEAATTIAAYWHGTQARMELRRLKEEVRNKHAVTVIWAYWQGTKARRELRRLKEEARRKHAVAVIWAYWQGLKVRREYRKFFRANAGKKIYNFTVQRIIQKYFLNLRKNLPSMSPIDKSWPTRPYSFLDGVHTELRRIFHLWRCKKYRSQFTEEKKAVYEEKLEASKLFKDRKALYPSSVSQSFKGDYLEINKNPKYQKLHSAVDEKVLLADTISKINRANGKGTPRIFLLTKKSVVLADQKTGQVKASVPLLDLASVSVSKQSDGFFALKLKEGSASAVKGDFLLSSERLIEIITKLYRLSAANAERVPLSVDISDEFLVQFKTDKVCVKFIQGSPRNGNSASCKRKNNRLLEVSVPSTP from the exons ACGTACATCGGCAGCGTGGTGATCTCCATGAACCCCTACAGGTCCCTGCCCATCTACACGCCAGAAAAAGTGGAGGAGTATCGCAACAGGAACTTCTACGAACTCAGCCCCCACAT CTATGCTTTGGCAGATGAGGCCTATCGCTCTCTTCGGGACCAGGACAAGGACCAGTGCATCCTCATCACGGGGGAGAGTGGAGCTGGGAAAACGG AGGCCAGCAAGCTGGTGATGTCATATGTGGCGGCGGTGTGTGGGAAGGGCCAGGAGGTGAACAAGGTCaaggagcagctgctgcagtccAACCCCGTTCTGGAGG cttttggAAATGCCAAAACTGTACGAAACGACAACTCTTCAAGATTT GGAAAGTACATGGACATTGAGTTTGATTTCAAGGGAGATCCTCTGGGTGGAGTCATCAGCAACT ATCTGCTGGAGAAGTCTCGTGTGGTTAAACAGCCCAGAGGAGAAAGGAACTTCCACGTCTTTTACCAGCTCTTGTCGGGAGCTTCTGACGAGACACTCA AGAAGCTGAAACTGGACCGGGACGTCAGCAAGTACAATTACCTGTGCTTGGACTCCGCCTCCGTCAGTGGTGTGGATGACGCAGCCAACTTCAGGACCGTCAGA AATGCCATGCAAATCGTGGGCTTCATGGAGGACGAGGTGCAGTCGGTGCTGCAGTTGGTGGCCGCCGTGCTGAAGCTCGGCAACATCGAGTTCAAGCCGGAGTCTCGCTCCAACGGCCTGGACGAGAGCCGCGTCAAAGACAAAAACG ATTTGAAGGAGATGTGTGAGCTGCTGGGAATTGAACAGTCAGTGCTGGAGAGAGCCTTCAGCTACCGTACAGTGGAGGCGAAGTCAGAGAAGGTGTCCACCACCCTAAATGTGGCCCAG gcCTACTACGCCCGAGACGCCCTCGccaaaaacctctacagtcgcCTTTTCAGCTGGCTGGTCACCAGGATCAATGGAAGCATAAAA GCACAAGCGAAGACTCGCCACAAGGTGATGGGGGTTCTGGACATCTACGGCTTTGAGATATTTGAG GAAGGA GACAACAGCTTTGAGCAGTTCATCATCAACTACTGCAacgagaagctgcagcagattttcATCGAGTTGACGCTgcgggaggagcaggaggagtaCATCCGAGAG GGCATCGAGTGGACCAACATCGAGTACTTCAACAATGCTGTCATCTGTGACCTCATGGAGAAC AACCAAAACGGCATCTTGGCCATGTTGGATGAGGAGTGCCTGCGACCCGGGACCGTCACCGATGAGACCTTTTTGGACAAACTGAACACGATCTGTGCAGAACATCAGCACTTTGAGAGTCGCCTCAGCAAGAATTCAAAGTTCCTGACTGACCACAGCCTTCCACACAACTGCTTCCGCATTCAGCACTACGCTGGCAAG GTGCTGTACCGGGTAGAAGGCTTCGTTGACAAGAACAACGACCTGCTGTACCGGGACTTGTCACAGGCCATGTACAAGGCCAACCACAACCTCATCAAACAGCTGTTCCCTGAAGGTAGTCCAGCCAAAATCAACCTAAAGAGACCCCCCACTGCTGGATTTCAGTTCAAAGCATCTGTTGGCACACTGATGAGGAACCTGCAGACCAAGAACCCAAACTACATCCG gTGTATCAAGCCCAACGATAAGAAGGCCTCCCACATCTTCACGGAGTCCCTGGTGTGCCATCAGGTGCGTTACTTGGGCCTCATGGAGAATGTCCGTGTGCGGAGAGCGGGCTACGCCTTCCGTCAGGCCTACGAGCCCTGCCTGGAGCGCTACAAGATGCTCTGCAAGAAGACCTGGCCGCACTGGAAAGGACCTGCCAG GCAAGGAGTGGAGGTGCTGATGGCTGACCTGAAGGTTCCCGCAGAGGAGTACTCCTACGGCCGCTCCAAGATCTTCATCAGGAACCCAAGAACG CTTTTCTTCctggaggagagaaggaggcaGTGTTTACAGGACCTAGCCGCCCTCATTCAGAAGATCTACCGGGGTTGGAAGTGCCGCAGACAGTTCCTACTGATGAAGAAGAGCCAGGTGGTGGTGGCGGCGTGGTACCGTCGATATGCG CAAGAAAAGAAGTACAAGAAGATCAAACGTGCCACCACGGTGATGCAGTCCTACGCTCGAGGCTGGCAG gctcgCAAGCTCCTGAGACAGCTGAAGCACCAAAAGAGGTGTGAGGAGGCGGCAACCACCATCGCTGCTTACTGGCACGGCACACAG gCTCGGATGGAGCTGAGGCGTCTAAAAGAAGAAGTGCGGAATAAACACGCCGTGACAGTAATTTGGGCGTACTGGCAGGGAACCAAG GCTCGCAGGGAGCTCaggagactgaaggaggaggccAGGCGTAAGCATGCGGTTGCTGTCATTTGGGCCTACTGGCAGGGACTGAAG GTCCGCAGGGAGTACAGGAAGTTCTTCAGGGCGAACGCAGGCAAGAAGATCTACAACTTCACAGTCCAGAGAATA ATTCAGAAGTACTTCCTCAACCTGAGGAAAAACCTGCCCTCCATGTCTCCCATTGATAAGAGCTGGCCAACCAGACCCTACTCCTTCCTAGACGGCGTCCACACAGAGCTCCGGAGGATCTTCCACCTTTGGAGG TGCAAGAAATACAGGAGCCAGTTCACAGAGGAGAAGAAGGCCGTGTACGAAGAGAAGCTGGAGGCGAGCAAGCTCTTCAAAGACAGAAAGGCTCTGTATCCAAGCAG CGTGAGCCAATCCTTCAAAGGAGATTACCTGGAGATCAACAAGAACCCCAAGTATCAGAAACTGCACAGCGCCGTGGATGAGAAGGTTCTGCTGGCCGACACCATCAGCAAGATCAACAGGGCTAACGGAAAG GGTACACCTCGTATTTTCCTCCTGACGAAGAAGAGCGTCGTCCTGGCTGACCAGAAAACGGGTCAGGTGAAGGCCAGCGTCCCTCTGCTGGACCTCGCCAGCGTGTCGGTCAGCAAGCAGAGCGACGGATTCTTTGCTCTCAAACTCAAGGAG GGCTCAGCCTCGGCTGTGAAAGGCGATTTCCTCCTGAGCAGCGAGCGCCTGATCGAAATCATCACCAAACTTTACCGCCTCAGCGCCGCCAACGCGGAGCGGGTGCCGCTCAGCGTGGACATCTCAGACGA GTTCCTGGTCCAGTTCAAAACTGACAAGGTGTGCGTGAAATTCATCCAGGGGAGCCCCAGGAACGGCAACAGCGCGTCCTGCAAGCGCAAAAACAACCGCCTGCTGGAGGTGTCCGTGCCATCAACGCCGTAG
- the myo1b gene encoding unconventional myosin-Ib isoform X5, protein MEGKASLLDNMIGVGDMVLLEPLSEDSFLENLKKRFDHNEIYTYIGSVVISMNPYRSLPIYTPEKVEEYRNRNFYELSPHIYALADEAYRSLRDQDKDQCILITGESGAGKTEASKLVMSYVAAVCGKGQEVNKVKEQLLQSNPVLEAFGNAKTVRNDNSSRFGKYMDIEFDFKGDPLGGVISNYLLEKSRVVKQPRGERNFHVFYQLLSGASDETLKKLKLDRDVSKYNYLCLDSASVSGVDDAANFRTVRNAMQIVGFMEDEVQSVLQLVAAVLKLGNIEFKPESRSNGLDESRVKDKNDLKEMCELLGIEQSVLERAFSYRTVEAKSEKVSTTLNVAQAYYARDALAKNLYSRLFSWLVTRINGSIKAQAKTRHKVMGVLDIYGFEIFEDNSFEQFIINYCNEKLQQIFIELTLREEQEEYIREGIEWTNIEYFNNAVICDLMENNQNGILAMLDEECLRPGTVTDETFLDKLNTICAEHQHFESRLSKNSKFLTDHSLPHNCFRIQHYAGKVLYRVEGFVDKNNDLLYRDLSQAMYKANHNLIKQLFPEGSPAKINLKRPPTAGFQFKASVGTLMRNLQTKNPNYIRCIKPNDKKASHIFTESLVCHQVRYLGLMENVRVRRAGYAFRQAYEPCLERYKMLCKKTWPHWKGPARQGVEVLMADLKVPAEEYSYGRSKIFIRNPRTLFFLEERRRQCLQDLAALIQKIYRGWKCRRQFLLMKKSQVVVAAWYRRYAQEKKYKKIKRATTVMQSYARGWQARKLLRQLKHQKRCEEAATTIAAYWHGTQARMELRRLKEEVRNKHAVTVIWAYWQGTKARRELRRLKEEARRKHAVAVIWAYWQGLKVRREYRKFFRANAGKKIYNFTVQRIIQKYFLNLRKNLPSMSPIDKSWPTRPYSFLDGVHTELRRIFHLWRCKKYRSQFTEEKKAVYEEKLEASKLFKDRKALYPSSVSQSFKGDYLEINKNPKYQKLHSAVDEKVLLADTISKINRANGKGTPRIFLLTKKSVVLADQKTGQVKASVPLLDLASVSVSKQSDGFFALKLKEGSASAVKGDFLLSSERLIEIITKLYRLSAANAERVPLSVDISDEFLVQFKTDKVCVKFIQGSPRNGNSASCKRKNNRLLEVSVPSTP, encoded by the exons ACGTACATCGGCAGCGTGGTGATCTCCATGAACCCCTACAGGTCCCTGCCCATCTACACGCCAGAAAAAGTGGAGGAGTATCGCAACAGGAACTTCTACGAACTCAGCCCCCACAT CTATGCTTTGGCAGATGAGGCCTATCGCTCTCTTCGGGACCAGGACAAGGACCAGTGCATCCTCATCACGGGGGAGAGTGGAGCTGGGAAAACGG AGGCCAGCAAGCTGGTGATGTCATATGTGGCGGCGGTGTGTGGGAAGGGCCAGGAGGTGAACAAGGTCaaggagcagctgctgcagtccAACCCCGTTCTGGAGG cttttggAAATGCCAAAACTGTACGAAACGACAACTCTTCAAGATTT GGAAAGTACATGGACATTGAGTTTGATTTCAAGGGAGATCCTCTGGGTGGAGTCATCAGCAACT ATCTGCTGGAGAAGTCTCGTGTGGTTAAACAGCCCAGAGGAGAAAGGAACTTCCACGTCTTTTACCAGCTCTTGTCGGGAGCTTCTGACGAGACACTCA AGAAGCTGAAACTGGACCGGGACGTCAGCAAGTACAATTACCTGTGCTTGGACTCCGCCTCCGTCAGTGGTGTGGATGACGCAGCCAACTTCAGGACCGTCAGA AATGCCATGCAAATCGTGGGCTTCATGGAGGACGAGGTGCAGTCGGTGCTGCAGTTGGTGGCCGCCGTGCTGAAGCTCGGCAACATCGAGTTCAAGCCGGAGTCTCGCTCCAACGGCCTGGACGAGAGCCGCGTCAAAGACAAAAACG ATTTGAAGGAGATGTGTGAGCTGCTGGGAATTGAACAGTCAGTGCTGGAGAGAGCCTTCAGCTACCGTACAGTGGAGGCGAAGTCAGAGAAGGTGTCCACCACCCTAAATGTGGCCCAG gcCTACTACGCCCGAGACGCCCTCGccaaaaacctctacagtcgcCTTTTCAGCTGGCTGGTCACCAGGATCAATGGAAGCATAAAA GCACAAGCGAAGACTCGCCACAAGGTGATGGGGGTTCTGGACATCTACGGCTTTGAGATATTTGAG GACAACAGCTTTGAGCAGTTCATCATCAACTACTGCAacgagaagctgcagcagattttcATCGAGTTGACGCTgcgggaggagcaggaggagtaCATCCGAGAG GGCATCGAGTGGACCAACATCGAGTACTTCAACAATGCTGTCATCTGTGACCTCATGGAGAAC AACCAAAACGGCATCTTGGCCATGTTGGATGAGGAGTGCCTGCGACCCGGGACCGTCACCGATGAGACCTTTTTGGACAAACTGAACACGATCTGTGCAGAACATCAGCACTTTGAGAGTCGCCTCAGCAAGAATTCAAAGTTCCTGACTGACCACAGCCTTCCACACAACTGCTTCCGCATTCAGCACTACGCTGGCAAG GTGCTGTACCGGGTAGAAGGCTTCGTTGACAAGAACAACGACCTGCTGTACCGGGACTTGTCACAGGCCATGTACAAGGCCAACCACAACCTCATCAAACAGCTGTTCCCTGAAGGTAGTCCAGCCAAAATCAACCTAAAGAGACCCCCCACTGCTGGATTTCAGTTCAAAGCATCTGTTGGCACACTGATGAGGAACCTGCAGACCAAGAACCCAAACTACATCCG gTGTATCAAGCCCAACGATAAGAAGGCCTCCCACATCTTCACGGAGTCCCTGGTGTGCCATCAGGTGCGTTACTTGGGCCTCATGGAGAATGTCCGTGTGCGGAGAGCGGGCTACGCCTTCCGTCAGGCCTACGAGCCCTGCCTGGAGCGCTACAAGATGCTCTGCAAGAAGACCTGGCCGCACTGGAAAGGACCTGCCAG GCAAGGAGTGGAGGTGCTGATGGCTGACCTGAAGGTTCCCGCAGAGGAGTACTCCTACGGCCGCTCCAAGATCTTCATCAGGAACCCAAGAACG CTTTTCTTCctggaggagagaaggaggcaGTGTTTACAGGACCTAGCCGCCCTCATTCAGAAGATCTACCGGGGTTGGAAGTGCCGCAGACAGTTCCTACTGATGAAGAAGAGCCAGGTGGTGGTGGCGGCGTGGTACCGTCGATATGCG CAAGAAAAGAAGTACAAGAAGATCAAACGTGCCACCACGGTGATGCAGTCCTACGCTCGAGGCTGGCAG gctcgCAAGCTCCTGAGACAGCTGAAGCACCAAAAGAGGTGTGAGGAGGCGGCAACCACCATCGCTGCTTACTGGCACGGCACACAG gCTCGGATGGAGCTGAGGCGTCTAAAAGAAGAAGTGCGGAATAAACACGCCGTGACAGTAATTTGGGCGTACTGGCAGGGAACCAAG GCTCGCAGGGAGCTCaggagactgaaggaggaggccAGGCGTAAGCATGCGGTTGCTGTCATTTGGGCCTACTGGCAGGGACTGAAG GTCCGCAGGGAGTACAGGAAGTTCTTCAGGGCGAACGCAGGCAAGAAGATCTACAACTTCACAGTCCAGAGAATA ATTCAGAAGTACTTCCTCAACCTGAGGAAAAACCTGCCCTCCATGTCTCCCATTGATAAGAGCTGGCCAACCAGACCCTACTCCTTCCTAGACGGCGTCCACACAGAGCTCCGGAGGATCTTCCACCTTTGGAGG TGCAAGAAATACAGGAGCCAGTTCACAGAGGAGAAGAAGGCCGTGTACGAAGAGAAGCTGGAGGCGAGCAAGCTCTTCAAAGACAGAAAGGCTCTGTATCCAAGCAG CGTGAGCCAATCCTTCAAAGGAGATTACCTGGAGATCAACAAGAACCCCAAGTATCAGAAACTGCACAGCGCCGTGGATGAGAAGGTTCTGCTGGCCGACACCATCAGCAAGATCAACAGGGCTAACGGAAAG GGTACACCTCGTATTTTCCTCCTGACGAAGAAGAGCGTCGTCCTGGCTGACCAGAAAACGGGTCAGGTGAAGGCCAGCGTCCCTCTGCTGGACCTCGCCAGCGTGTCGGTCAGCAAGCAGAGCGACGGATTCTTTGCTCTCAAACTCAAGGAG GGCTCAGCCTCGGCTGTGAAAGGCGATTTCCTCCTGAGCAGCGAGCGCCTGATCGAAATCATCACCAAACTTTACCGCCTCAGCGCCGCCAACGCGGAGCGGGTGCCGCTCAGCGTGGACATCTCAGACGA GTTCCTGGTCCAGTTCAAAACTGACAAGGTGTGCGTGAAATTCATCCAGGGGAGCCCCAGGAACGGCAACAGCGCGTCCTGCAAGCGCAAAAACAACCGCCTGCTGGAGGTGTCCGTGCCATCAACGCCGTAG